In Helianthus annuus cultivar XRQ/B chromosome 8, HanXRQr2.0-SUNRISE, whole genome shotgun sequence, a single genomic region encodes these proteins:
- the LOC110873537 gene encoding probable amino acid permease 7 isoform X1, giving the protein MARGDYEDEEEQPPLLQTSNHNLTGTVWTAVAHIITAVIGSGVLSLAWSMAQVGWIAGPLSVLIFGFFTLVSAYFICDIHLYFNPKTGNTTMNQSYLQAVHTILGYKHGVACGCLLYFSIFKTGVVYTITSATSMRAILQSNCYHKQGHDAACEFEDRHYMLMFGMVQILASQIPNIFHTKWLSIIAAIMSFTYSFIGMGLGLAQVIAKGKIEGSIYGISTTKPTQKVWLVAQAIGDIAFAFNFALILLEIQSTLKSPPSQKVTMKRASAIAIVTSTFFYLFCGGFGYAAFGDSTPGNLLTGFGFYEPYWLVDFGNACIVLHLVGGYQVYCQTMFVIVERWYAEKYPDSEFGKDTRSVKVSLLPEFKLNPLRLCFRTAYVVLTMAVGMLFPYFNEVLAFAGSIIFWPVTIYFPVQMHFVQKKVVPWSGKWILLGVYTIFCLLVTIFSLVGSIEGLIAKRFG; this is encoded by the exons ATGGCGAGAGGAGATTACGAAGATGAAGAAGAACAACCGCCATTGTTACAGACCTCAAACCACAACCTCACAG GAACCGTATGGACAGCCGTAGCACATATTATAACAGCAGTGATAGGATCCGGAGTTTTATCACTAGCTTGGAGCATGGCACAGGTGGGATGGATTGCGGGCCCATTGTCTGTGCTCATCTTCGGCTTCTTCACCCTTGTTTCCGCATACTTTATCTGCGACATTCATCTTTATTTCAACCCTAAAACCGGTAACACCACTATGAACCAGTCCTACTTGCAGGCCGTTCACACCATTCTAG GGTATAAGCATGGTGTGGCGTGTGGATGCTTGCTGTATTTCAGTATATTCAAAACGGGAGTTGTGTATACAATCACTTCTGCCACTAGCATGAG AGCAATCTTGCAATCAAATTGTTACCACAAACAAGGGCATGATGCTGCTTGTGAATTTGAGGATAGGCATTATATGCTTATGTTTGGAATGGTTCAAATACTAGCTTCTCAAATACCCAACATTTTTCATACGAAATGGCTCTCAATTATTGCCGCAATTATGTCATTCACATATTCTTTTATTGGAATGGGACTTGGATTAGCCCAAGTAATAG CAAAAGGGAAAATTGAAGGTAGCATCTATGGAATCTCAACTACTAAACCGACACAGAAAGTATGGTTGGTTGCTCAAGCTATCGGAGATATTGCATTTGCTTTCAACTTCGCCTTAATCCTTCTTGAAATACAG AGCACTTTGAAGTCACCTCCATCACAAAAAGTCACCATGAAGAGGGCTTCCGCAATTGCGATCGTTACAAGTACTTTCTTCTACCTGTTCTGTGGTGGATTTGGGTATGCTGCATTTGGAGATTCGACTCCTGGAAATCTGTTGACCGGGTTCGGGTTTTACGAACCGTATTGGCTCGTTGACTTCGGTAACGCGTGCATTGTTCTCCATTTAGTTGGAGGGTACCAGGTATACTGTCAGACAATGTTTGTAATAGTGGAAAGATGGTACGCGGAAAAATACCCAGACAGCGAGTTTGGGAAAGACACGCGAAGCGTGAAGGTGTCGTTATTGCCTGAGTTCAAACTAAATCCACTTCGGTTATGTTTTAGAACAGCATATGTGGTTTTGACGATGGCAGTTGGGATGTTATTCCCTTACTTTAATGAGGTCCTTGCGTTTGCAGGCTCGATCATCTTTTGGCCGGTGACCATATATTTTCCGGTACAGATGCACTTTGTGCAGAAGAAGGTTGTACCTTGGTCCGGAAAATGGATTTTACTTGGTGTGTATACCATTTTTTGCCTGCTTGTAACCATTTTTAGTTTGGTTGGTTCCATTGAAGGACTCATTGCCAAAAGATTTGGCTAG
- the LOC110873537 gene encoding probable amino acid permease 7 isoform X2, translated as MAQVGWIAGPLSVLIFGFFTLVSAYFICDIHLYFNPKTGNTTMNQSYLQAVHTILGYKHGVACGCLLYFSIFKTGVVYTITSATSMRAILQSNCYHKQGHDAACEFEDRHYMLMFGMVQILASQIPNIFHTKWLSIIAAIMSFTYSFIGMGLGLAQVIAKGKIEGSIYGISTTKPTQKVWLVAQAIGDIAFAFNFALILLEIQSTLKSPPSQKVTMKRASAIAIVTSTFFYLFCGGFGYAAFGDSTPGNLLTGFGFYEPYWLVDFGNACIVLHLVGGYQVYCQTMFVIVERWYAEKYPDSEFGKDTRSVKVSLLPEFKLNPLRLCFRTAYVVLTMAVGMLFPYFNEVLAFAGSIIFWPVTIYFPVQMHFVQKKVVPWSGKWILLGVYTIFCLLVTIFSLVGSIEGLIAKRFG; from the exons ATGGCACAGGTGGGATGGATTGCGGGCCCATTGTCTGTGCTCATCTTCGGCTTCTTCACCCTTGTTTCCGCATACTTTATCTGCGACATTCATCTTTATTTCAACCCTAAAACCGGTAACACCACTATGAACCAGTCCTACTTGCAGGCCGTTCACACCATTCTAG GGTATAAGCATGGTGTGGCGTGTGGATGCTTGCTGTATTTCAGTATATTCAAAACGGGAGTTGTGTATACAATCACTTCTGCCACTAGCATGAG AGCAATCTTGCAATCAAATTGTTACCACAAACAAGGGCATGATGCTGCTTGTGAATTTGAGGATAGGCATTATATGCTTATGTTTGGAATGGTTCAAATACTAGCTTCTCAAATACCCAACATTTTTCATACGAAATGGCTCTCAATTATTGCCGCAATTATGTCATTCACATATTCTTTTATTGGAATGGGACTTGGATTAGCCCAAGTAATAG CAAAAGGGAAAATTGAAGGTAGCATCTATGGAATCTCAACTACTAAACCGACACAGAAAGTATGGTTGGTTGCTCAAGCTATCGGAGATATTGCATTTGCTTTCAACTTCGCCTTAATCCTTCTTGAAATACAG AGCACTTTGAAGTCACCTCCATCACAAAAAGTCACCATGAAGAGGGCTTCCGCAATTGCGATCGTTACAAGTACTTTCTTCTACCTGTTCTGTGGTGGATTTGGGTATGCTGCATTTGGAGATTCGACTCCTGGAAATCTGTTGACCGGGTTCGGGTTTTACGAACCGTATTGGCTCGTTGACTTCGGTAACGCGTGCATTGTTCTCCATTTAGTTGGAGGGTACCAGGTATACTGTCAGACAATGTTTGTAATAGTGGAAAGATGGTACGCGGAAAAATACCCAGACAGCGAGTTTGGGAAAGACACGCGAAGCGTGAAGGTGTCGTTATTGCCTGAGTTCAAACTAAATCCACTTCGGTTATGTTTTAGAACAGCATATGTGGTTTTGACGATGGCAGTTGGGATGTTATTCCCTTACTTTAATGAGGTCCTTGCGTTTGCAGGCTCGATCATCTTTTGGCCGGTGACCATATATTTTCCGGTACAGATGCACTTTGTGCAGAAGAAGGTTGTACCTTGGTCCGGAAAATGGATTTTACTTGGTGTGTATACCATTTTTTGCCTGCTTGTAACCATTTTTAGTTTGGTTGGTTCCATTGAAGGACTCATTGCCAAAAGATTTGGCTAG